Proteins co-encoded in one Nothobranchius furzeri strain GRZ-AD chromosome 4, NfurGRZ-RIMD1, whole genome shotgun sequence genomic window:
- the zgc:136472 gene encoding protein disulfide-isomerase, which produces MKTPMLLLGGLGLWFCVFSAADTQLDVQGNEPLAAKDGILLLNKGNFNSALGKHKQLLVHFSTTLTVGSHRVLTAFEGAAAKLQGSEVKPAIIDVAEEKDLAKMLNVTADTSIRLYLSGDVNNPVVCPVPQSSASILTWLKRRAGSAADLIMDINQLEALEELTVVGSFKELNHEYVQMFTAAATDLPDITFAVVLGDEVISKYGLVYDTVLLLKKSQLIQSYKMKPESSKEELIIFISVYQMDPVTEYNGETASQILSSPVLNHALLFVNKSSEDFKTIFSAFSSAAEAFRMRILFVMVNVDESRNGRLMEYFRVRDFEAPLIRLVNLTDHVTYHLPSESLNVDIITQFSESYLQGKAKPKMQSEPIPEGWDKKPVKELVGITLEKVAFNPNRTVFVLFYLSYSQKSRDLFPLWEELAVAFKDQEDVVIARIDASVNDISMSTQGSYPSLCLFPALYAERMVVYTGKRRLKDLVKFVDKEMEKAKKYRVMEEEDRRVYFEALKAEKAKDHNKTKDEL; this is translated from the exons ATGAAGACACCGATGCTGCTGCTGGGTGGGTTGGGTCTCTGGTTTTGTGTGTTTTCTGCTGCGGACACACAGTTGGATGTACAGGGGAACGAACCGTTGGCAGCAAAAGATGGAATTTTGCTTCTAAATAAGGGAAATTTTAACAGCGCGCTTGGAAAACACAAGCAGCTGCTGGTACACTTCt CGACTACTCTGACGGTGGGCAGCCATCGTGTGTTGACGGCATTTGAAGGTGCTGCTGCGAAGCTtcaggggtcagaggtcaaacCAGCCATTATTGATGTGGCAGAAGAGAAAGACTTGGCTAAAATGTTGAATGTGACAGCCGACACTTCAATCAGACTCTACCTTTCTGGAGATGTAAACAACCCAGTCGTCTGCCCCG TTCCTCAGAGTTCTGCTTCTATCTTGACCTGGCTAAAAAGGAGGGCAGGGTCAGCTGCTGACCTCATCATGGATATCAACCAATTAGAGGCTTTAGAGGAACTAACAGTGGTTGGATCATTCAAG GAGCTGAACCACGAATATGTCCAGATGTTCACCGCTGCGGCGACTGACCTTCCTGATATCACCTTTGCCGTGGTGCTGGGTGATGAAGTCATCAGCAAATATGGGCTCGTATATGATACTGTTCTGCTGCTCAAAAAA TCTCAGCTTATCCAGAGTTACAAAATGAAGCCCGAATCATCCAAAGAGGAGCTGATCATCTTTATCTCAGTCTACCAGATGGATCCGGTTACTGAGTACAACGGGGAG ACAGCCTCTCAGATCCTGAGTTCACCTGTGTTAAACCACGCTCTCCTCTTTGTCAACAAAAGCTCTGAAGACTTTAAAACGATTTTCTCTGCTTTCAGCAGTGCTGCAGAGGCATTCAGAATgagg ATTTTGTTTGTGATGGTGAACGTGGACGAATCTCGTAACGGCAGACTGATGGAGTACTTCCGGGTTCGGGACTTTGAGGCTCCTCTGATTCGACTGGTGAACCTGACGGATCACGTGACTTACCACCTGCCATCAGAATCCCTGAATGTTGATATCATCACACAGTTCAGTGAGTCCTACTTACAGGGCAAAGCAAAG CCCAAGATGCAGAGTGAACCCATTCCTGAAGGCTGGGACAAGAAGCCTGTAAAGGAGCTAGTGGGAATTACTTTGGAGAAAGTTGCTTTCAACCCCAACAGGAcagtttttgttttgttct ACTTGTCCTACAGCCAGAAGTCTCGTGACTTGTTCCCGCTGTGGGAAGAGTTAGCCGTGGCCTTTAAAGATCAAGAGGATGTGGTCATCGCTCGTATCGATGCTTCAGTCAACGACATCAGCATGTCGACCCAAGGCTCCTACCCTTCCCTctgtctgtttcctgctctgtatgCTGAGAGG ATGGTGGTTTACACAGGCAAAAGAAGGTTAAAGGACTTGGTCAAGTTTGTAGATAAGGAGATGGAGAAAGCCAAAAAATACAGAGTTATG GAGGAGGAAGACAGGAGGGTTTACTTTGAAGCCCTAAAAGCTGAAAAAGCAAAAGACCACAACAAAACCAAAGATGAGCTTTGA
- the si:dkeyp-75b4.8 gene encoding lipopolysaccharide-induced tumor necrosis factor-alpha factor homolog produces the protein MEPPSYEEASRYPPHLQSTGELNSSSTPVHRNIPSVPPTPPPTYREAVHPDVFPVLTPLSAPVGIPPSHTPGVTVHPLTQIGELAAASSRRAQTVVAVSQPTPVPITVTSLRDAPGLIWCPCCNELVTTEVKYVPGCSAWCTCVLFALMGLFCGFCLIPLWMRRLQDAHHSCPRCREKVHVYKR, from the exons ATGGAACCTCCTTCATACGAGGAGGCCAGTCGCTATCCACCTCATCTTCAGTCTACGGGGGAACTAAACAGCTCCTCTACACCTGTCCACAGAAACATCCCTTCAGTACCACCGACACCACCTCCCACTTATAGAGAGGCAG TCCATCCAGATGTTTTCCCTGTCCTGACTCCACTCTCTGCACCAGTTGGGATCCCACCATCACACACCCCTGGAGTCACGGTGCATCCACTTACACAAA TTGGTGAACTGGCAGCGGCCAGCAGCAGACGAGCTCAGACAGTGGTCGCTGTGTCCCAGCCAACACCCGTCCCCATCACAGTGACGAGTCTGAGAGATGCCCCCGGTTTGATCTGGTGTCCGTGCTGTAATGAACTTGTCACAACTGAAGTCAAATACGTGCCGGGGTGTTCTGCTTGGTGTACATGTGTGCTGTTTGCACTAATGGG GTTGTTCTGTGGTTTCTGTTTGATTCCTTTATGGATGCGACGGCTGCAGGATGCACATCACTCCTGTCCGAGATGTAGAGAGAAAGTGCACGTTTACAAGCGATGA
- the pdia2 gene encoding protein disulfide-isomerase A2 — MRTFKLLLSISLLLWASCIQAEDPEDNTHKHTGTQEDTAGETDEPNAPKKEKTTEIEEEKDVMVLHINNFDRALSENKYLLVEFYAPWCGHCKQLEPVYAEAAEKLKKEEGVMRLAKVDATEEKELAEEFAVGSFPTLKLFIDGNREQPVDFTSKRTVEGIIQWMKRRTGPGAVDLISGADAVQFIEAHNITLVGFFDSLDSEEAKLLKELAFDLTDTEFAVTATSEVLQTLEAKPNSVVLFKKFDERRADFEWPENEKLDKENLTAFIKENSLELIIPFSQETADKIFTSRILLHTLLFINSTVKSQVELVEKSKVIAKEFRGKMLFVSIDVTAALSHVLKYFGVSESDAPTARIINMETQKKFSIPSGDLNENSLRQLCQEVVEGNAKPYFRSEEIPEDWNKGPVKVLVGKNFKSVALDPTKNVFVEFYAPWCGHCKELEPIWEKLGEKYADNENIIIAKMDATANEVESVVVSGFPTLKYFPAEDKEVISYTGKRDLETFSKFLDSGGVLPEEDSNEDENEEDDEEEEEEDKTDDQKKEVDESPDIASNETKDEL, encoded by the exons TCCTGCATCCAGGCTGAGGACCCAGAggacaacacacacaaacacacggggACACAGGAGGACACCGCAGGGGAGACGGATGAACCCAACGCGCCAaagaaggagaaaacaacagAGATAGAAGAGGAGAAGGACGTCATGGTTCTTCACATCAACAACTTTGACAGAGCTCTCAGCGAGAACAAATATTTACTGGTGGAATTCT ATGCTCCCTGGTGTGGCCACTGCAAACAGCTGGAGCCAGTTTATGCCGAGGCTGCTGAGAAGCTGAAGAAAGAGGAAGGGGTGATGCGTTTGGCTAAGGTGGATGCCACAGAAGAGAAAGAGCTGGCTGAAGAGTTCGCTGTTGGAAGCTTCCCTACTCTGAAGTTGTTCATCGATGGGAATCGGGAGCAGCCTGTCGATTTCACCA GCAAGAGAACAGTAGAGGGAATAATCCAGTGGATGAAGCGTCGAACCGGACCCGGTGCTGTAGACCTCATCTCTGGGGCTGATGCTGTTCAGTTCATCGAAGCCCATAACATCACTCTTGTTGGATTCTTTGAT AGTTTGGACAGTGAGGAAGCCAAGCTGCTCAAAGAACTTGCTTTTGATTTGACCGACACAGAATTTGCAGTGACAGCGACTTCTGAAGTTCTACAGACGTTAGAAGCTAAACCCAACTCAGTGGTTCTCTTCAAAAAG ttCGATGAGAGAAGAGCAGATTTTGAGTGGCCAGAAAACGAGAAGCTGGACAAAGAAAACCTGACTGCTTTCATCAAGGAGAACAGCCTGGAGCTGATCATCCCGTTCAGCCAGGAG ACAGCAGACAAGATCTTCACCTCTCGGATCCTCCTGCACACTCTGCTCTTCATTAACTCCACCGTGAAGAGTCAGGTGGAGCTGGTGGAAAAGTCCAAAGTCATCGCTAAAGAGTTCAGAGGCAAG ATGCTGTTCGTGTCTATTGACGTGACAGCAGCGCTGTCACATGTGCTGAAGTATTTTGGCGTGTCAGAGAGCGACGCCCCCACAGCACGCATCATCAACATGGAGACACAGAAGAAGTTTAGCATTCCTTCTGGAGATCTGAATGAAAATTCCCTACGACAGCTTTGCCAGGAGGTTGTGGAGGGCAATGccaag CCTTACTTTCGGTCTGAGGAGATCCCAGAGGACTGGAACAAAGGTCCCGTTAAAGTCCTGGTGGGCAAAAACTTTAAATCTGTAGCTCTGGATccaaccaaaaatgtttttgttgaaTTCT atGCTCCATGGTGTGGACACTGTAAGGAACTGGAACCTATCTGGGAAAAGCTGGGAGAGAAATATGCCGACAATGAAAACATCATCATAGCCAAAATGGACGCCACGGCTAACGAAGTGGAATCTGTCGTGGTTTCTGGATTTCCGACCCTCAAATATTTCCCAGCTGAAGATAAAGAG GTGATCAGCTACACTGGAAAAAGGGATCTGGAAACTTTTTCCAAGTTTCTGGATAGTGGAGGAGTTTTGCCAGAGGAAGACAGCAATGAGGATGagaatgaagaagatgatgaggaagaagaagaagaagacaaaactGACGATCAGAAAAAG GAAGTGGACGAGTCTCCAGACATAGCTTCTAACGAAACCAAAGATGAGCTGTAA